A stretch of the Archangium violaceum genome encodes the following:
- a CDS encoding amidase has translation MKKPLPSPGTPQGLSRRTLLGGAAAAGTLVALEAHADSTPAPRGKPFELEEATVSELQAAMTSGKSTAHGLAERYLARIQELDRTGDSALHSVIELNPDALAIAAALDEERKAKGPRGPLHGIPVLIKDNIATADKMQTTAGSRALIGAVPPRDAFVVERLRAAGAVILGKTNLSEWANFRSTHSSSGWSGRGGQCRNPYALDRTPSGSSSGSGAATAANFCAVSVGTETDGSIVSPSAACSLVGLKPTLGLVSRSGIIPLAHSQDSAGPMTRTVADAAALLGVLAGLDPGDAITATSKGHAQTDYTRFLEPNGLKGARIGVARERFFGYHPATDALIERALELMKAQGAIIVDPANIPTAAKLDEPEMEVLLFEFKADIEAYLAGLGTRTHLKTLADLIRFNEENRDTELPWFGQELFHQSVEKGPLTDKKYLKALAACRKLSRAQGIDAVMAKHKLDALVAPTQAPPGLIDLVNGDHWLGSSSTPAAVAGYPSITVPAGYVAGLPVGLSFIGRAWSEPTLLRLAFAYEQASRLRRPPGFAPTADLRQANT, from the coding sequence ATGAAGAAGCCCCTTCCTTCCCCCGGTACACCCCAGGGTCTGAGTCGTCGTACGTTGCTCGGTGGCGCGGCCGCCGCCGGTACACTCGTGGCCCTGGAGGCCCACGCGGACTCCACCCCCGCTCCGCGTGGCAAGCCCTTCGAGCTCGAGGAGGCCACCGTTTCCGAGCTCCAGGCCGCCATGACGTCGGGGAAGTCCACCGCCCACGGTCTCGCCGAGCGCTACCTCGCGCGCATCCAGGAGTTGGATCGGACCGGGGACTCCGCGCTCCACTCGGTCATCGAGCTCAACCCGGATGCCCTCGCCATCGCCGCTGCACTCGATGAGGAGCGCAAGGCGAAGGGGCCTCGCGGTCCGCTGCACGGCATCCCCGTCCTCATCAAGGACAACATCGCGACCGCGGACAAGATGCAGACCACCGCCGGGTCTCGCGCCCTCATTGGTGCCGTGCCCCCGCGCGATGCCTTCGTGGTGGAGCGCCTGCGGGCCGCGGGGGCGGTCATCCTCGGAAAGACGAACCTCAGCGAGTGGGCCAACTTCCGCTCGACGCACTCCTCCAGCGGGTGGAGTGGGCGGGGCGGTCAGTGCCGCAATCCCTATGCACTGGATCGGACGCCGTCGGGCTCGAGCTCGGGCTCCGGTGCGGCCACCGCCGCCAACTTCTGCGCGGTGTCCGTCGGCACCGAGACCGATGGCTCCATCGTCTCGCCCTCCGCGGCGTGCTCCCTCGTCGGGCTCAAGCCCACCCTCGGGCTCGTGAGCCGCTCGGGCATCATCCCCCTCGCGCACAGCCAGGATTCGGCCGGCCCCATGACGCGCACGGTGGCGGACGCCGCCGCGCTCCTCGGTGTCCTGGCCGGGCTCGATCCGGGTGATGCGATCACCGCCACCAGCAAGGGGCACGCCCAGACGGACTACACGCGCTTCCTGGAGCCCAACGGGTTGAAGGGGGCGCGCATCGGCGTGGCTCGCGAGCGGTTCTTCGGCTACCACCCGGCCACGGACGCGCTCATCGAGCGGGCGCTCGAGCTCATGAAGGCGCAGGGCGCCATCATCGTCGACCCGGCGAACATCCCCACGGCCGCGAAGCTGGACGAGCCGGAGATGGAGGTGCTGCTCTTCGAGTTCAAGGCGGACATCGAGGCCTACCTCGCTGGACTCGGGACGCGGACGCACCTGAAGACGCTCGCGGACCTCATCCGGTTCAACGAGGAGAACCGCGACACCGAGCTCCCCTGGTTCGGCCAGGAGCTCTTCCACCAGTCGGTGGAGAAGGGGCCCCTCACCGACAAGAAGTACCTCAAGGCGCTCGCGGCCTGCCGGAAGCTGTCGCGGGCGCAGGGGATCGACGCCGTGATGGCGAAGCACAAGCTCGACGCGCTCGTCGCCCCGACGCAAGCGCCTCCCGGGCTCATCGATCTGGTGAACGGTGACCACTGGTTGGGGAGCAGCTCCACGCCCGCGGCCGTCGCGGGCTACCCCAGCATCACCGTTCCCGCCGGGTACGTGGCCGGCCTTCCGGTGGGGCTCTCCTTCATCGGGCGCGCGTGGAGCGAGCCGACGCTCCTCCGACTCGCCTTCGCCTACGAACAGGCGTCCAGGCTCCGCCGCCCTCCGGGCTTCGCCCCGACGGCGGATCTTCGTCAGGCCAACACGTAA